The Chitinophaga pinensis DSM 2588 region TCTTCTGGAGAAACTAGAGAAAAAAGAATTAAGGGCGGAAGATATAGAGGAGCTGATTTTGTATACTGAACGTCCGGTTTGTCCATCATGTCTGAATGTTATCAGAGATTTCAAGAAAAGATTTAATATTGAGATTACTGTTTACGAAGGAAAATACAAGAGATAATGAAGACGCCTGAATATTTATACCTGGATTTTCTACAGGAGTGCGCTGTATATATGGAGTACGATGATCCTTGTACCGCAGAAGAAGTAGACGAACTGGAACGTTCGCTCGGGATTAAGTTTCCCAGGGCATATCGTGAGCTTGTCATGATATTTGGCAAGTACAGTTCTTTTACAATTGCAGAGAATAGTTTTGAGTATCCCGAATATCAGGGAATGAGAGATGCCGCTATTGAAATGGCTGCAGGGGATGACATGGTGAAAATTGATGAAAACATATTCGTATTTAACTTTGACTTCCATGGACCTTCTGCAGCCTGGTTTCCTTTAAATGCTGGGGATGATCCTCCTGTGTATGAGTATGCTTCGGTAAATGAAAAAACGGGCTTCAAGGTGGCAGAACATTTTTCTGCGTATATCCGCATGTTACCCTGGTACCAGGGCTTCCTGTCAATAAAAGAAAGGCGGGCCAAAAAGTGATGGGCCGCTTTACGGTATAAACAGAAAGGCTCCTCAATCAATTGAGGAGCCTTTCTGTTTATAGTCATTTTCAGCTATGCATCAATGCATCATATCAAAGCTTAATCTGCAAACAGCATTATCATCTTAATAATAAAAATAATAAACCCGATCACCGCCCAGATGATATTTCCGCCACTACTTCTCTCTTCTCTTGCACTCTCCACAGCAGCTGCTTTCTGTGCTGCATTTTCCATCTGCTGATACAGTTGTTCTGCATCATAAGTTGTTTGTGCATCCGCTTTCAGCTGACGTACGTCTGTAATGATGTTACGTGCACTGTTGAAGTCTTTGGTCATCAGTGAACGTACCAGTTTAACGATCTCATTGCCATATGTCGTTCTGAATGCCTGAAAATCAACCGGCAGATAGTTCAGTATACAGATCGTCATTACGCCTGTCTGTTCTGACAATTCGATCATATCCACCTGGTAGCCCATCTGGATATTGTTGTAGAGAGATATCAGTCTGGCCTTTTTATCTTCCAGGAGTTTGAAGATCTTATCAAACGCGATTTTCTTGTGCGTGTCGTCCAGCAGGAGGGGATTCGCCGCGATATCGCTGATCAGGTTTGTGTCTTTCAGGTCAAAACACCTGAATACAGCCTTCACATAGATGTCTTCAAAATAAGGAGCAATAAAAGCCAGGAACGCCGGGTCCT contains the following coding sequences:
- a CDS encoding SMI1/KNR4 family protein, producing MKTPEYLYLDFLQECAVYMEYDDPCTAEEVDELERSLGIKFPRAYRELVMIFGKYSSFTIAENSFEYPEYQGMRDAAIEMAAGDDMVKIDENIFVFNFDFHGPSAAWFPLNAGDDPPVYEYASVNEKTGFKVAEHFSAYIRMLPWYQGFLSIKERRAKK